The genome window TCCTCTCTTTACGGTTCTCTGATTTACTTTGCTTCCTTCAATGTATCTTTCAATAATCAATCTTGTGGATCACTTGCAACTTCTATGTGATTCCTTCCATATGAATGTTGCAGGATTGAAACCAAGGAATTCTTCTTTCCCGatattttcttctgtttttagCATGTTTTCTTTGTCCATCCATTATTGGCTGTGGTGCACAACTTGGGCAAACAACTTAACATGTATCTGTATTTTGTCATTGTTGTCTTAAAGAATTCCTAATTGAATAGCATATACATATAAATGGAATATCAAACCAAGATGAGACTGGGAAACTAGTATTGTTTGGTTAGGTTGTTAGCCTGCATCTGCCAAATTTGGATGGTTTGCTTCGATTTCTCAACCTACAGAGCCACAcgttttatgaaaattatcagCTTAACAAGCAGTTGCAAAAATGGATGAATGAACTCCACATTCCCATTCCTGTTCCCTTCACCTGTTTCAGCTTTAGCATGTCTTTGGTATTTTTAGAATGAAATCCTTGATGTGTTGTCGTCAGTAATGTTCACCCCTTTTGTTTCCTCCTGTAGTTTTGAACTCAATCTGGTAGAAATCTAGCAGtaagttttctttctttacaAGACGGATTTTCCATGTCAGGCAGACTCAGAGCAATAGTCAAGGCATTCTCTCTGGTGTTTGTATATTTGGTGGATTTTACTCTTATGCAATGCCACCTTCCTGTTGGTGATGAGCAGTTCCAGTTGTGCGAATCTGAGAAATGTGAGAATGAcctgaaaattattttattcatttattacaAACTGATTGGATTGCATTTATAATCTTCAATATGTCGCTTTGCTTTGATTTTGGGTTAAATTATGCTCACTGGTAGAATATAGCTTGAAGATATTTGTCTCATATGTGAAATGTAAACATCAAATATCATCGTGTTACTTGTGGCAGGGTCAAACGCGCTTTTGTATTGTTGTAGTTGCAGTTGGCGTAATCATCACTTCCAGGCTTGAAGTGACTTCTTCAAGCTTCAGTcttttaagggttagggttaTGACACAGACACTGGCAACTATTGTTACTGGAACCGGgaaaaaatagtaagaaaaaaatCAGGTGGAAGTTGTTTTCGAGGGTTTGAGTTTGCACAAGAAAATAGATTATGGGCAGTCTTTACTTTTGAGTTACTGAATATGTGAAAACTAGGTGTGGCTTTCTCAAGCTTTTTATCCATGGCATCAGAGTGAATATCATCTCCACTGAACACACACCAAGCATCTGGTGTTTGCTTCTCTTCAATGGTATATTAACAGCGGCTCTTTAAGAATGCTTTTATGCAATCCTAGTGATTTAATCACTATGTTTGTAGCTCTAGAATGCCTTGGTTTATGCTCTGTCACATTATTTTCTTGAGAATACCTCTCATCTTCTGatgaatgaagaaaaagattcCGCTTTGCTAGTCAACATTCTGTCATCTTTGtccacttcttttttttccctcttcagAACATGGAATTGTTTGGTAAACAGGAAACTAGCAGTTATGCAGAATCCCACTCTGTTTAGGATGTGGTGCAATGGTTGGTCCATTTAGGTCCACGACTCCGAACATGATGCACTATCTCCACCACCTCTGAACATGAGCACCGCCCCCACCCCACCCACTACCCATCACCCACACAGGTAGGTCTCTGTTGCTGGCTCTGGATCTTTGGACCTGGGTATtaccttttttccatttaatgTGGTGGAAGGAGGACAAGGAAGAATTAAGTATGAGAATCTGGGTTGATCTTATCTCCCCATTCCTAGAAAATCGGTAGGCCCACCTCAAAGACTGATCCCAGACCTCTTCCCAGAACAACCAGTAACCTACAAGAATAATTATGTCCTCCCTGTCCCTACAAAAGATGGCATAGACCAGTTGTGTAGGCCGCATCAAGACACTACGGTTTCTTCTCTCGGTCACTAGGTAAAACACAAGGCCCCCCAGGCAAAGCATAGAACTCTCCCCTTCACTTCTAGGCATTTTGCAACCGCAAACTCACTTCAAATTAGGGGCACATACTAGGAAATAATCTACTTATTAGACTTACCACAAGAAAAGCTTGGTGAGAGTTTGTGGGTACACACAGCAAACCGCAGGGGACTAATTACAAGGGGGGGTTGCCTCAGTCTCCAACAAACTAACAACCAAAAAAGGAAGAGATGGGGCTCATTACAAACTTGAAACTCAACAGCAAAACGATCACCAGCTTATTTGGTATCTCTTACAGGTTACACTCTGCTGTTCTGAGGCATTGGCAAAACGCCATCAAAGAAATCCCCGAAGTAGCCGCGAGGCTCGTGCACTAGCTTCGAGATTATGTCTCTGAGCGTGATCACCCCCTCCAGATTCCCATCTTCATCCACAACATAAACCCTTTGGATCTTCACTGAGTCGAGCATTAGAATCATTTCCTTGACTGTTTGATTTCGTCTGCAGGTGATCATACCACTCAACATGGGTGAGGCCTCGTTGTGCTGCTCCAGGTACTTCCTAACTGCCACGAGGAAGTTCTTGGCTGTGATCGATCTGCAATGAAAAATCCCATATGAGTTCCTGGGGAACGTGAAGGTTGATTTCCAGGAAATAGTTCAAGCATCAAACCTGAACTCTCTGTAGATCTCTGGTGTGGTTAGAAGGAACTGAACATCTCTTATACTAATATTACCAACAGCCTTTCTACCTCCGCTTTCAACCACAGGTATCCCTCCGATCCCCTTCTTCCTCATCAATTTAAACGCCTGGAGAACTGGTTCATCCTCGTTCACCTACATGATCATATAAACCCATTATCTaatgaaaacaaattcaaacaccTTGGGGAAAATCAGCATGAAAACTAGTTACAGACCTTGATAACTTGATCAGGCTTCATTGTGGGAAGGCCGAGTTCAGACATTTTCTTAGCTCCCCATCTTTCGAACCAAGAGAGCCCGACACATTCCGCTAACATGTGAATGACAGCAGACTGCGTGACAATGTTATCAATCTTTCCTTCGCCCAGATCAACCACAGGGACACTCTTCATTTTGTAGTTGGAAAGCAGCAAGAGCATGGTCAAGAAGGAGTTGGATTTCTGCAAAGCAAGAAACGGAGCCCAGCGAAATGATCCCGAGATGTCCCGTACCTGCATGCAGGTAATTCAATGATTTTCGTAAAATTTTCTATGAAAAAATGGGAGAGAGAGGTATAAGATACAACCTTTGTGTTCTTGTAAAATTCCGAAGAGGTTAAAGCCTCAAAGAAGCTCCCTGGAGTCGGTTCAGCTGGTTCAAAGCCTAAGTTCTTAAGCCTTCTAGGAGAATTCATTCCATTAGCAGCTGCAGCAACAGCAGTTATGGCTTCCTCTTTCCCACCTGTGCCAAACCCTGCAGCAGGAGCCCCACCATTCTTCCGGGGAGATGCAAGCTCTGACTGCCAACATcatcaaaaatatatttcatttccaATTTCTCAATCCAAGACATATGGTTAATCAGAGTTTAAGCCGTTTGGTAGTTGAACCACAATGTATATCaggctaaaaaaattaaaaaaatttgaattcatcAGTTATAAACTGGAGAATGGATAAAGAAGTTAAGACTATGGGACCGTGGCAGACTTTGATCCAAGTAGAAAAGGTTGGCACAATAACCTGATACAGAATCCATACGACAATACCCGCAAACTCTACAATGCCAATGTATCTGTCGATCCAACTCGCGTCCTCCGGTGCCTCAACATCCACCACAGGTGCACTGAGAATTCTGTGCTTGGTCAGTATTTGAACAGCTTCAGCCAAACTGCAGTCTGATTTTATCTCAATCACtgaaaagaaaattcacaaaCACCATAAATGTTCAGAAGAAGatggtatatataatatagatgACTGGCATCTTATGCCTGGGCTCCTGAAATTATAGGACAATGAGCAATGAGTAAACAACACATATTGGGCAGCCCAATCTGATCAAGCACAATTACAGTAAAGAAGACACAGAGCAGCAATCACAGAAAAACACAGGAGTTGTGGATTGAATTCAATTCCAGTGTCAAACAATGAATTAGAGTGAAATTTCTCAATCCAGAAGTCTGAAAAGAACAGGAGAAGTGCAAAAGGGCATAGACTACAATAGTAAGAA of Vitis vinifera cultivar Pinot Noir 40024 chromosome 17, ASM3070453v1 contains these proteins:
- the LOC100259395 gene encoding SNF1-related protein kinase regulatory subunit gamma-1 codes for the protein MEDSPRSGGMSSPEAKLGMRVEDLWDVQEPQLTPTEKLNACFESVPVSAFPPASSQVIEIKSDCSLAEAVQILTKHRILSAPVVDVEAPEDASWIDRYIGIVEFAGIVVWILYQSELASPRKNGGAPAAGFGTGGKEEAITAVAAAANGMNSPRRLKNLGFEPAEPTPGSFFEALTSSEFYKNTKVRDISGSFRWAPFLALQKSNSFLTMLLLLSNYKMKSVPVVDLGEGKIDNIVTQSAVIHMLAECVGLSWFERWGAKKMSELGLPTMKPDQVIKVNEDEPVLQAFKLMRKKGIGGIPVVESGGRKAVGNISIRDVQFLLTTPEIYREFRSITAKNFLVAVRKYLEQHNEASPMLSGMITCRRNQTVKEMILMLDSVKIQRVYVVDEDGNLEGVITLRDIISKLVHEPRGYFGDFFDGVLPMPQNSRV